A region from the Chrysoperla carnea chromosome 4, inChrCarn1.1, whole genome shotgun sequence genome encodes:
- the LOC123298174 gene encoding chromosome-associated kinesin KIF4-like, whose translation MAESGITSVQVALRIRPLVENEIANGQKRILETVDGEPQVYVKESERSFTFNYVFDANVSQAQFYNCAVKNMVSSLFKGYNVTILAYGQTGSGKTHTMGTSYVGDDIEQMGIIQRAVKDIFEAIDLDVDNNFQISVSFMELYQELLYDLLADKTRDQCVVDIREDVRGGIIVPGLTECTVTSATETIACLTKGSLGRATGATAMNAQSSRSHAIFTICIEKQSKNDSNVATTAKFHLVDLAGSERPKKTKATGERFKEGININKGLLALGNVISALGEGNHSYVSYRDSKLTRLLQDSLGGNSITLMIACVSPAAYNLDETVSTLRYADRARKIKNKPIINQDPRVAEIARLHQQLRELQLITLEQGNSTSVNEELHRLRQENEQLLGSNEMLRIKNRKLTEQLHSAISENACMLERSLITETAHDKLQKKLSELNEEYSTLITNTQLTEEQSSAYKEIQNKIEDLRKDHHIFQTEVVDHDVHSAINNAPPDVISDVTPLFNKTHLSVINEANEQMTNEYQEKHVQQQLEYSKQLQALACELAIKERLASEIEANTRKAQLIDINSLQENEQKITALEKEKEELLQQLKQTQTKEITSKLAEQRRQRVNELESQISELNKKVRELSHLIKLREKDEQKIKQLNNEIMSMKQAKVKLVKMMRSESDKFKQWKIQREREMSKLREQDRKRKNEMIKMENMHAKQQTVLKRKVEEAAAINKRLKDALALQKTVQNRRAANGKVERVQSWVLQEFEILVSTAEAERTLKSLIEEKKLILQEKDELEKQLNENDGETEEVIQEKRNRMKEILEDIELRDAQISDMRQKIQDSDQENKSKTRWDAIQSMVDAKCALKCLFEITADYKKELLAKDCEQRDKINALLDKVHSLTAELNLKCIELEQLKMRTPAPPPPKIGQKRRRSKIHEACIDEDDEEDPFLDYDSDQDVKLDDSKDPDWQKTPVVQRITSKRQTMRIKPHNLTENTSNPMDSTVPLKRSSNGTIKCTCTTRCETKRCSCRKFSNYCSSNCKCNNDCVNRNNDSSNNMETDSPLNGVSSTGIEENKENENSLNGTDNSLSDNDGNKTFVKRPKKYFS comes from the exons ATGGCCGAGAGTGGTATAACATCAGTTCAAGTAGCATTAAGAATAAGACCCCTTGTAGAAAATGAAATAGCCAATGGACAAAAACGTATATTGGAAACGGTTGACGGGGAACCCCAGGTGTATGTCAAAGAATCAGAAAGAtcattcacatttaattatgtattCGATGCAAATGTATCACAAGCTCAATTTTACAATTGTGCTGTTAAAAATATGGTTAGCTCACTATTTAAAGGATACAATGTTACGATATTGGCATATGGACAAACTGGTTCGGGGAAGACACATACTATGGGTACGAGCTATGTAGGTGATGACATTGAACAAATGGGTATCATACAACGAGCTGTGAAAGATATTTTCGAAGCAATTGATTTAGACGTAGATAATAATTTCCAAATTAGTGTATCATTTATGGAACTGTATCAAGAGCTTTTATACGATTTACTGGCTGATAAAACTCGTGATCAATGTGTCGTTGATATTCGTGAAGATGTTCGAGGTGGTATTATTGTTCCTGGTTTAACCGAATGTACTGTGACCTCCGCAACCGAAACCATTGCGTGTTTAACAAAAGGTTCACTTGGACGAGCAACTGGTGCCACTGCAATGAATGCTCAATCATCAAGATCACATGCGATATTTACAATTTGCATCGAAAAGCAAagtaaaaatgattcaaacgtTGCAACAACTGCGAAATTTCATCTAGTCGACCTGGCTGGTTCAGAACGACCGAAAAAAACGAAAGCCACTGGTGAACGATTTAAAGAGGGTATTAACATTAACAAAGGTCTTTTGGCTCTTGGTAATGTTATATCAGCACTTGGTGAAGGAAATCATTCTTATGTCTCGTATCGAGATAGTAAATTGACGCGCTTACTTCAAGATTCCCTTGGTGGTAACTCAATTACATTAATGATCGCCTGTGTTAGTCCAGCTGCCTACAATTTAGATGAAACAGTGAGTACTTTACGATACGCAGATCGTGCAAGAAAGATTAAGAATAAACCGATTATTAATCAAGATCCGCGTGTAGCGGAAATTGCACGATTACATCAACAATTACGTGAATTACAATTAATCACGTTAGAACAGGGCAATAGTACAAGTGTAAATGAAGAATTACATCGTTTACGTCAAGAAAACGAACAATTATTGGGTTCAAATGAAATGTTAcgaattaaaaatcgtaaactTACCGAACAATTACATTCGGCTATATCGGAGAATGCTTGTATGTTAGAACGATCGTTAATTACCGAAACGGCTCATGATAAGCTACAGAAAAAATTATCGGAGTTAAATGAAGAGTATAGCACGTTAATTACGAATACACAGCTTACTGAAGAACAATCATCGGCGTATAAAGAAATTCAGaataaaattgaagatttaCGTAAAGATCATCATATTTTTCAGACGGAGGTCGTAGATCATGATGTACATAGCGCTATAAATAATGCCCCACCCGATGTAATATCTGATGTAACGCCACTGTTTAATAAAACCCACTTATCTGTGATAAACGAAGCGAATGAACAGATGACCAACGAATACCAAGAGAAACATGTTCAACAACAGCTAGAGTACAGTAAACAATTACAAGCGTTAGCCTGTGAACTGGCTATCAAAGAACGTTTAGCATCTGAAATCGAAGCGAATACTCGTAAAGCACAATTAATTGATATCAATTCGTTACAAGAAAATGAACAGAAAATTACAGCATTGGAAAAAGAAAAAGAGGaattattacaacaattaaaacaaacacaaaCTAAAGAAATTACATCGAAATTAGCGGAACAACGTCGACAACGTGTTAATGAGCTTGAATCACAAATCAGTGAGCTTAATAAAAAAGTACGAGAGTTATCACATTTGATAAAATTACGTGAGAAggatgaacaaaaaattaaacaactaaaTAATGAGATAATGAGCATGAAACAGGCAAAAGTGAAATTGGTGAAAATGATGCGATCCGAATcggataaatttaaacaatggAAAATTCAACGAGAACGTGAAATGAGTAAATTAAGAGAACAAGATCGTAAACGAAAGAATGAAAtgattaaaatggaaaatatgcaTGCGAAACAACAAACGgttttaaaacgaaaa GTTGAGGAAGCTGCCGCAATCAATAAACGTCTCAAAGATGCGTTGGCATTACAGAAAACTGTACAAAACCGTCGGGCTGCAAATG gaaaagttGAACGCGTACAAAGTTGGGTGTTAcaagaatttgaaatattagtCAGCACAGCCGAAGCTGAACGAACattaaaatctttaattgaAGAGAAGAAATTGATATTGCAAGAAAAAGACGAActagaaaaacaattaaatgaaaacgATGGTGAAACTGAAGAAGTGATCCAAGAAAAACGTAACCGAATGAAAGAGATCCTTGAAGATATAGAATTACGTGATGCTCAAATTTCCGACATGAGGCAAAAAATACAAGATTCTGATCaagaaaataaatctaaaacacGATGGGATGCGATACAATCGATGGTTGACGCAAAATGTGCACTGAAATGTTTATTCGAAATAACGGCTGATTATAAAAAAGAACTTCTTGCTAAGGATTGTGAACAACGCGATAAAATCAATGCACTACTCGATAAAGTTCATTCGTTGACTGCGGagttaaatttgaaatgtatCGAATTGGAGCAGCTCAAAATGAGAACACCCGCCCCACCCCCG ccCAAAATTGGTCAAAAACGAAGGCGAAGTAAAATTCATGAGGCATGTATTGATGAAGACGATGAAGAGGATCCGTTTTTGGATTACGATTCTGATCAAGATGTTAAACTAGATGATAGCAAAGATCCGGATTGGCAGAAAACACCAGTTGTACAAAGAATAACCAGCAAA cgACAAACTATGAGAATAAAACCACATAATTTAACGGAAAACACAAGTAATCCAATGGATTCAACAGTACCGTTAAAACGTTCATCGAATGGAACAATTAAATGTACTTGCACAACCAGATGTGAAACAAAACGATGTTCgtgtcgaaaattttctaattattgttCATCAAATTGTAAATGCAACAATGATTGTGTCAATAGAAATAATGAT aGTTCAAATAATATGGAAACAGATTCACCACTTAACGGAGTTTCATCTACAGGAAtagaagaaaataaagaaaatgaaaattcattaaatggAACTGATAATAG CTTAAGCGATAATGATGGAaacaaaacttttgtaaaacGGCCCAAAAAATACTTCAGCTAG